The DNA sequence TGGGCCCCCGGCTGGTGGGCTGCGAAGTGGGCAACGAGCCTAATGACTACCATTCCAACGGCATCCGGACGGCGAGCTACACCCCCGGCGATTACGTGGCCGACTTCAACGCCTACTATGCGGCCATTCATCCGCTGCTGCCGGGCTTGGCCTTCAGCGGGCCCGCCACCGACCTTAGCGGCAACTGGGCCAGCACGTTCGCCGCCGGCACCGCGGGCAAGATTAACCTGCTGACCACCCACTTCTACGAGGCGGGGCCGGCCTCCAACCCTAGCATTACCATCGCCACCCTCATCGGCTTGCCCGCCCGCGACGCAGCCATGAGCACCACCACGAGCGCCCTGGCGCAGGCCGCCAACCTGCCCTACCGCGTGGCCGAAACTAACTCCATCTACGGCGGGGGCAAGGCGGGGGTGAGCAACACGCTGGCGGCCGGCCTGTGGGGCGCGCGCCTCATGTGGCAGCTGGCCGCCCACAACGCGGCGGGCGTCAACTTCCACGGCGGTGGCAACGGGGCCTACACCCCCATTGCGCTGGTAAACGGGCAGTTTGTAGCCCGGCCGCTCTACTACGGGATGCTGCTCTTCAAGGCCGGCAGCCAGGGCCGCTACGAGCCCGTGGACCTGAGCATTACTGCCCTCAACGTGCAAGCCTTCGCCAGCCTGGGAGCCGACGGCAGCCAGACAGTTACGGTATTTAACTTCGAAAGCGCCACGCCGGTTAGCCTGACGGTGGCGGCGGGCCAGGCGGTGAGCGCCGTGGCGATGCAGCGCCTCACCGGGGCCGGCCTCGACGCCACCGACGGCATTACCCTGGGCGGCCAGGCCGTGGCGGCCGATGGCACCTTTAGCCCCGCCAGCACCAGCTACGGCGCCAGCGGCAGCAGCTTCGTGGTGAACGTACCGGCCGCCAGCGCCGTGGTATTTACGTGCAAGTAGCCGGGCGGCTATGCGGCCTTCACCTCGCTTTGGAGCTTGAGCACTTTGTCGCCGTTTTCCTGCACGATGACCAGGGCCGGGTCGTCGGGCGAGCCGTTGCGGTGGATTTCGCTGCCTTTAATGGTGCGCTTGATGGGCTCTTTGTGCATCGATTCGATTTTGCCGGTGGCCGTGCCGGTGCCGTATTTCCAGGATACTTGGGTGCCTTTGCGCATGGGGAAGGAGGGAAGGAGGAGACAATTAGATGATTACTTACTGCCAATGCGGCCCAGCCGTTGCAACCCGGGGCCCCGGACGGTTACTTTTAGACCGGGCCCGGGCGCGCTCCGGGCCCCGGGGCCCCCGCCGGGCGTTTCCTTCTTTCGCACTGCATGAAAAAAACCACTACTTCCTTGCCCTTGCTGGCCGGGCTGCTGCTGGCCGGCGGCACGGCCCTGGCCCAGCCCAGCACCTACCCGCGCAACGGCGTGTACGACCAGCGCCCCGGCCTGTACGCCTTCACCCACGCCACGCTCTACGCCGACTACCAAAC is a window from the Hymenobacter nivis genome containing:
- a CDS encoding glycosyl hydrolase family 79 C-terminal domain-containing protein codes for the protein MRWKFLALLLLLSAGSQGCQKEAASPAPPVPPAPVALPALPAAQGAPLTLALHPGQPGRPLPANFAGLSFEMGAITNPAYFNAANPVFANLINGLGPGLLRIGGNSVDRTAWSGQARRATTPADSITTTDVDRFAAFVQQLSMPVLFGVNLAARDIPRATAEIRYVSQALGPRLVGCEVGNEPNDYHSNGIRTASYTPGDYVADFNAYYAAIHPLLPGLAFSGPATDLSGNWASTFAAGTAGKINLLTTHFYEAGPASNPSITIATLIGLPARDAAMSTTTSALAQAANLPYRVAETNSIYGGGKAGVSNTLAAGLWGARLMWQLAAHNAAGVNFHGGGNGAYTPIALVNGQFVARPLYYGMLLFKAGSQGRYEPVDLSITALNVQAFASLGADGSQTVTVFNFESATPVSLTVAAGQAVSAVAMQRLTGAGLDATDGITLGGQAVAADGTFSPASTSYGASGSSFVVNVPAASAVVFTCK
- a CDS encoding DUF2945 domain-containing protein, whose amino-acid sequence is MRKGTQVSWKYGTGTATGKIESMHKEPIKRTIKGSEIHRNGSPDDPALVIVQENGDKVLKLQSEVKAA